A region from the Triticum urartu cultivar G1812 chromosome 1, Tu2.1, whole genome shotgun sequence genome encodes:
- the LOC125532643 gene encoding uncharacterized protein LOC125532643, which translates to MAPLPTPWIPGDLLLAAMVGSILPTPGSAAALHHRPPPVPRRRPWIHSGPASPIFLALRPLDPPAPPPSTMSTPPGGKVFPSLSGRAAPSSNSLPLSPTWLQYTPCSLQSARWSLICGVQCTSPCGCGLEEFFRFILDFAYAVPPDPASSAPHPPMWFIHDHPARSPRAGQLCAGPPWVGKWTARRMASGGARAAPHAAPSCTGFVPSAARLALPCSSGVELAWTCNVETCVEKKRISLFF; encoded by the exons ATGGCTCCGCTCCCGACTCCCTGGATCCCTGGTGACCTCCTGCTGGCTGCCATGGTTGGATCCATCCTTCCCACCCCTGGATCCGCAGCGGCCCTGCATCACCGACCTCCGCCTGTCCCACGCCGGCGCCCTTGGATCCACAGCGGCCCTGCATCACCGATCTTCCTGGCCCTTCGTCCACTGGATCCACCCGCCCCGCCACCTTCCACCATGTCAACGCCACCGGGGGGCAAGGTCTTCCCCTCCCTCTCTGGCAGGGCGGCCCCATCGAGCAACTCCCTTCCCCTATCGCCGACGTGGCTGCAGTACACTCCTTGCTCGCTGCAGTCCGCACGGTGGTCTCTGATCTGCGGCGTGCAGTGCACCTCGCCGTGCGGGTGCGGTTTAGAAGAGTTTTTTCGTTTTATTCTTGATTTTGCTTATGCAGTTCCGCCAGATCCCGCGAGCAGTGCGCCGCACCCCCCGATGTGGTTCATCCATGACCACCCCGCGCGATCTCCACGAGCAGGTCAACTTTGTGCTGGACCTCCTTGGGTGGGCAAGTGGACTGCACGGCGCATGGCTAGCGGTGGTGCTCGGGCGGCGCCTCATGCAGCTCCTTCCTGTACCGGCTTCGTGCCTAGTGCGGCTCGGTTGGCGCTGCCATGCAGCTCGGGAG TGGAGCTTGCATGGACGTGCAATGTGGAAACATGTGTGGAGAAAAAAAGGATATCATTGTTTTTCTGA